The following coding sequences lie in one bacterium genomic window:
- a CDS encoding fibronectin type III domain-containing protein, giving the protein MMLKNIIRLVIAIYLGGDFYTYAADKLELDELTITLPTTTVSSTSSLPSTSSTLSFEDIFNQTSEGILTPALKEIVPPTSIKDLTVVHKRQDSISLTWTTPGGSVTTYDIRYSLVPITDENWDDTIQVEKEPKPGSSGTLERWTIGNLSPQTTYYFAIKTSDETSNWSPLSKIANCTTFKLEDTDIPQTIKFIVGCEYAMGDIRVRPGEILGSDRECGMHNNSVRQRKRKRQRIRAFV; this is encoded by the coding sequence ATGATGTTAAAAAATATCATAAGATTAGTTATTGCTATTTATTTAGGTGGGGATTTTTATACTTATGCGGCGGATAAGTTAGAATTAGATGAGTTAACTATAACTTTACCAACGACAACTGTTTCAAGCACATCCTCTCTTCCTTCTACTTCATCTACTCTGTCTTTTGAGGACATTTTTAATCAAACTTCAGAAGGTATCTTGACGCCAGCTCTTAAAGAGATAGTCCCGCCTACTTCTATTAAAGATTTAACGGTTGTCCATAAAAGACAGGATTCTATTTCCTTAACCTGGACTACTCCAGGAGGAAGTGTGACGACCTATGATATTCGCTATTCCCTTGTTCCAATTACAGATGAGAATTGGGATGATACTATCCAGGTAGAAAAAGAGCCAAAACCAGGGAGTTCAGGAACCCTTGAGCGATGGACGATAGGAAATTTATCTCCTCAAACTACCTACTACTTTGCGATTAAAACCTCAGATGAAACATCAAATTGGTCTCCATTATCCAAAATAGCAAACTGCACAACCTTTAAATTAGAAGATACGGATATTCCTCAGACAATAAAATTTATAGTTGGCTGTGAATATGCGATGGGAGATATTAGGGTCAGACCGGGGGAGATATTAGGGTCAGACCGTGAATGTGGAATGCACAATAATTCGGTGAGGCAGAGGAAAAGGAAAAGACAGCGAATCAGAGCTTTTGTCTAA